One genomic window of Pelmatolapia mariae isolate MD_Pm_ZW linkage group LG5, Pm_UMD_F_2, whole genome shotgun sequence includes the following:
- the LOC134627845 gene encoding retinoic acid receptor gamma-A-like isoform X2: protein MFDCMEALGLAPRPLFDVSRQGSCMLSKATPYFSGLDPFAWAGTSSVQSVETQSTSSEEMVPSSPSPPPPPRVYKPCFVCQDKSSGYHYGVSSCEGCKGFFRRSIQKNMVYTCHRDKNCQINKVTRNRCQYCRLQKCFEVGMSKEAVRNDRNKKKKDVKEEVVLPENYELSGELEELVNKVSKAHQETFPSLCQLGKYTTNSSADHRVQLDLGLWDKFSELSTKCIIKIVEFAKRLPGFTTLTIADQITLLKSACLDILMLRICTRYTPEQDTMTFSDGLTLNRTQMHNAGFGPLTDLVFAFAGQLLPLEMDDTETGLLSAICLICGDRMDLEEPEKVDKLQEPLLEALKIYTRRRRPNKPHMFPRMLMKVTDLRGISTKGAERAITLKTEIPGPMPPLIREMLENPDSFEDSSDSGDSGAAAPPAIQAIKQEDKATYESAFEEEEEEEEDDYWDEEKERGAESDGEAWGEAAAGAQKKGVTGKTQ from the exons ATGTTCGACTGCATGGAGGCTCTGGGGCTGGCCCCTCGGCCCCTCTTCGATGTGTCCAGGCAAGGCTCCTGCATGCTCAGCAAGGCCACCCCTTACTTCTCCGGGCTGGACCCTTTTGCCTGGGCTGGGACAAgcagtgttcagt CCGTGGAGACCCAGAGCACCAGTTCGGAGGAGATGGTGCCAAGCTCTCCTtcgccgcctcctcctcctcgcgtTTATAAGCCGTGCTTTGTGTGCCAGGACAAGTCATCTGGTTATCACTATGGAGTGAGCTCCTGTGAGGGCTGCAAG GGTTTTTTCAGGCGCAGCATTCAAAAGAACATGGTGTATACGTGCCACAGAGACAAGAACTGTCAGATCAACAAAGTTACCCGCAACCGCTGCCAGTACTGTCGGCTGCAGAAGTGCTTTGAGGTCGGCATGTCCAAAGAAG CGGTGCGTAACGACaggaacaaaaagaagaaggacGTGAAGGAGGAAGTGGTGCTGCCCGAGAACTACGAGCTAAGTGGAGAACTGGAGGAGCTGGTCAACAAAGTCAGCAAAGCTCACCAAGAGACCTTCCCGTCTCTGTGCCAACTAGGAAAATACACCACA aATTCAAGTGCTGACCACAGAGTGCAGCTGGACTTGGGCCTATGGGATAAGTTCAGTGAGCTCTCCACTAAGTGCATTATAAAGATTGTGGAGTTTGCCAAGCGGCTACCAGGCTTCACTACGCTCACCATCGCTGACCAGATCACCCTCCTCAAATCTGCATGTCTGGACATCCTG ATGCTGAGGATATGCACTCGCTACACACCAGAGCAGGACACGATGACCTTCTCAGATGGCCTGACTCTAAACAGGACCCAGATGCATAATGCCGGCTTTGGCCCGCTCACAGACCTGGTGTTTGCCTTCGCCGGTCAGCTGCTGCCTTTGGAGATGGACGACACCGAGACAGGGCTGCTCAGCGCAATCTGTCTCATCTGCGGAG ACCGTATGGACTTGGAAGAGCCGGAGAAGGTGGACAAGCTGCAGGAACCGCTGCTAGAGGCCCTGAAGATCTACACCCGACGCAGACGCCCGAACAAGCCCCACATGTTTCCCCGAATGCTGATGAAAGTCACAGACCTCAGGGGAATCAGCACCAAGG GTGCAGAAAGAGCCATCACACTAAAGACAGAGATCCCCGGCCCCATGCCTCCCCTGATCAGGGAGATGCTGGAGAACCCGGACTCCTTCGAGGACAGCAGCGACTCGGGCGACAGCGGCGCAGCTGCTCCCCCTGCCATTCAAGCCATCAAGCAAGAGGACAAGGCCACGTACGAGTCAGCCTtcgaggaagaagaggaggaggaagaggacgaCTATTGGGACGAGGAGAAAGAGCGAGGGGCAGAAAGCGACGGAGAGGCGTGGGGGGAGGCGGCAGCGGGCGCGCAAAAGAAAGGCGTGACAGGGAAGACGCagtga
- the LOC134627146 gene encoding calcium-binding and coiled-coil domain-containing protein 1-like, with the protein MFSSLTAKLPIVMDKQPRVVFRNVGQVYFPQTRVECHYSLTSDHQWSNSDWIGIFEMGWTSVKQYYTYTWATVPEGYTEGTSVDFCAVFQASYLPRPSTVEYQFVYVDKMGEVCARSRSFTFCAPKPLEELETLKEEEDAEDGEEELLLVIPRAQLLQSRLEECLKKQGGLQQALDVAKKDTENEKENTRKARSEWEYEREAMKEEIMELRDNLRHSREMLKTIEVKHEDAKYSQESLASELSKLAAEKAEREQRIKDLEEDVEILAEREKEQNRELERLKERVKKMSCQMKHDEEKRKSLQMENEDTLAEARLLQERLEGSDHVAEGLRRELRDLSTRQGHTHTDLHQARLQVAQLTLQLSEENLLLREERANWALEREAYRHAAETDKKKLQDVACEVQKKEEWLQEERMEREKLEVQLGREKDYNKVLLGEAKRELQELRASLRKVQKEREEEQLQNQDLVNYIHQLEQRLGIVPEAEASSTAPTCVCNDESASSRSVFAPVSSSNDLQQPDRAEIPPETQIQSEEEDTPASDTQDEEREQCEPSAAERKKLILPELINPVLSELADSPMW; encoded by the exons atgttttcttctttaacaGCAAAGCTTCCTATCGTCATGGACAAACAGCCCAGGGTGGTGTTTCGAAATGTGGGGCAAGTGTACTTCCCCCAAACCAGGGTGGAGTGCCACTACAGTCTGACCTCAGACCATCAGTGGAGCAATAGTGACTGGATAGGAATTTTTGAG ATGGGATGGACTTCAGTCAAACAGTATTACACATACACATGGGCTACTGTTCCTGAAGGCTACACAGAGGGAACCAGTGTTGACTTCTGTGCAGTTTTCCAGG CATCATACCTGCCCCGCCCCAGTACTGTAGAGTACCAATTTGTGTATGTGGACAAGATGGGAGAGGTGTGTGCCCGTAGTCGTTCCTTCACGTTCTGTGCTCCCAAGCCGCTTGAGGAGCTTGAGAccctgaaagaagaagaagatgcagaGGATGGAGAAGAAGAGCTGCTCTTAGTCATTCCCAGAGCTCAGCTGCTGCAG AGCCGGCTGGAGGAGTGCTTAAAAAAGCAAGGAGGTTTGCAGCAAGCGTTGGATGTAGCGAAAAAGGATACGGagaatgagaaagaaaacactAGAAAGGCAAGAAGTGAATGGGAATATGAAAGAGAAGCAATGAAGGAGGAGATCATGGAGCTCAGAGACAACCTGAGACACAGCCGAGAGATGCTGAAGACAATCGAGGTAAAACACGAG GATGCGAAATACAGTCAAGAAAGTCTGGCCTCTGAGCTGAGTAAACTTGcggctgaaaaagctgaaagagAGCAGCGCATCAAAGACCTGGAGGAGGACGTCGAGATTCTGGCTGAGCGAGAAAAAGAGCAAAACAGGGAACTGGAAAG GCTGAAAGAAAGAGTGAAGAAAATGTCCTGTCAAATGAAGCATGATGAGGAGAAGAGGAAGTCTCTGCAG ATGGAAAATGAGGATACTCTGGCCGAGGCACGACTGCTCCAGGAACGTCTCGAGGGAAGCGACCATGTGGCAGAAGGCCTGCGTAGGGAGCTGAGGGACCTGAGCACCCGACAGGGTCACACCCACACTGACCTGCACCAAGCCCGACTCCAAGTGGCCCAGCTCACTCTGCAGCTGTCTGAGGAGAACCTCCTCCTGAGGGAGGAGCGGGCCAACTGGGCTTTGGAGAGAGAGGCATACAGACATGCAGCAGAA ACTGACAAAAAGAAGCTGCAAGATGTTGCCTGCGAGGTGCAGAAGAAGGAGGAGTGGCTCCAGGAGGAGAGGATGGAGAGGGAGAAACTAGAAGTGCAGCTCGGGAGAGAGAAAGACTACAATAAA gtgctgctgggtgaggcgaAGCGTGAGCTGCAGGAGCTGAGGGCCAGTTTGAGAAAGGTCCAGAAAGAAAGGGAGGAGGAACAGCTTCAAAACCAG GATTTGGTGAACTACATCCATCAGTTAGAGCAGAGATTAGGGATTGTGCCAGAAGCTGAAGCAAGCAGTACAGCTCCCACGTGCGTATGTAA TGATGAGAGTGCTTCCTCCAGGTCAGTCTTTGCACCTGTTTCCTCATCCAATGACCTGCAGCAGCCCGACAGAGCTGAGATCCCTCCTGAGACACAGATCCAGAGCGAGGAAGAAGACACACCAGCCTCTGACACACAG GATGAGGAAAGGGAGCAGTGTGAACCCTCtgctgctgaaagaaagaaactgatcCTACCAGAGCTCATCAACCCCGTCCTCAG TGAGCTGGCTGACTCCCCCATGTGGTAA
- the smug1 gene encoding single-strand-selective monofunctional uracil-DNA glycosylase 1: protein MFNENSSANEAGEVACGDGEEDVPVCESKERGFNAAHETPSARFLRAELELNAHLRGLRFSDPVRYIYNPLEYAWDTHRCYVEKYCQAGQKILFLGMNPGPFGMAQTGVPFGEVKSVVDWLKITGEVGRPQNEHPKRRITGLSCTQSEVSGARFWGFFRKLCGDPAVFFQHCFVHNLCPLIFMSDSGKNLTPPELPAAEREALLRLCDIALCQVVEALNVSMVVGVGKVAEQRARRALSAAGVNVRVEGIMHPSPRNPLANKGWEDVAKAKLQELGVLSLLIKTCANQS from the exons atgttcaatgAAAACTCTTCTGCGAATGAAGCCGGTGAAGTCGCTTGTGGAGACGGAGAAGAGGACGTGCCCGTCTGTGAATCAAAGGAGCGGGGCTTTAATGCTGCTCATGAGACCCCCTCTGCCAGGTTTCTGCGGGCTGAACTGGAGCTGAACGCTCACCTCCGTGGCCTCCGCTTCAGCGACCCTGTCCGGTACATCTACAACCCGCTGGAGTACGCCTGGGACACCCACCGCTGCTATGTGGAGAAGTACTGTCAGGCCGGACAAAAGATCCTGTTTTTGGGGATGAATCCCGGACCTTTCGGAATGGCTCAGACAGGG GTCCCGTTTGGTGAGGTGAAGTCAGTTGTCGACTGGCTGAAGATCACGGGGGAGGTCGGCCGCCCACAAAATGAGCACCCAAAGAGACGAATCACGGGGCTCTCCTGCACTCAGAGCGAAGTGAGCGGCGCTCGTTTTTGGGGCTTCTTCAGAAAATTGTGCGGTGACCCGGCTGTCTTCTTCCAGCACTGCTTTGTGCACAACTTGTGCCCGTTAATCTTCATGAGCGACAGCGGGAAGAATTTAACACCCCCTGAGCTGCCCGCAGCTGAACGGGAGGCCCTGCTGCGCCTGTGTGACATTGCACTGTGCCAGGTGGTGGAGGCACTGAACGTTTCCATGGTGGTTGGTGTAGGAAAGGTGGCAGAGCAGCGGGCGCGGCGGGCTCTGTCTGCTGCAGGTGTCAACGTGCGTGTTGAGGGCATCATGCATCCATCGCCCAGGAACCCACTGGCTAATAAGGGCTGGGAGGATGTAGCTAAAGCCAAACTGCAGGAACTTGGTGTTCTATCCCTTCTAATTAAAACTTGCGCCAATCAGTCATGA